The Dethiosulfovibrio peptidovorans DSM 11002 genome has a window encoding:
- a CDS encoding NCS2 family permease: protein MASWLERQFKLKEVGSDVKTEVMAGITTFMTMGYIIFVNPDILSKTGMPFGPLMVATCLASALATLLMALMANYPIALSSGMGLNAFFAFSVVLGMNIPWEVALAAIFVEGLLFIVLTLTKVREAIVNSIPKSLKIGISTGIGFFIALIGLEGSGIVVDNPATLVGLGNLASKPVILTIIGFVIMMALEAHRVKGAILWGILAVTAIAVPMGVASMPEGVVSMPPSIAPIFMKMDFSQLANGTFWIIVFTFFFVDFFDTVGTLVGVTNRAGLLDDKGNLPRARSALMADAIGTTCGAVLGTSTITSFVESASGVEQGGRTGLTALVTSILFLLAIFFSPIVSIVPACATAPALIMVGVYMMMSLKDLDFGSYTDVIPAAIAIFIMPFTYSIANGIEFGILTFVILKFAACKKNEISPVMWGLFVIFILKEIFV from the coding sequence GTGGCAAGTTGGCTAGAAAGGCAGTTTAAACTGAAAGAAGTCGGGAGCGACGTAAAGACGGAGGTAATGGCCGGTATCACCACCTTCATGACCATGGGATACATAATTTTCGTCAACCCGGATATATTGTCCAAGACGGGGATGCCCTTCGGTCCTCTCATGGTAGCGACCTGTCTCGCCAGCGCTCTGGCGACTTTACTCATGGCGTTAATGGCCAACTACCCCATAGCTCTCTCGTCCGGCATGGGACTCAACGCCTTCTTCGCCTTTTCCGTAGTTCTGGGCATGAACATCCCCTGGGAAGTGGCCTTAGCGGCTATCTTCGTGGAAGGACTTCTATTCATAGTCCTTACACTGACCAAGGTACGAGAGGCTATAGTCAACAGTATACCTAAATCCCTCAAGATCGGCATCTCCACCGGGATAGGCTTTTTCATAGCACTCATAGGTCTGGAGGGATCGGGAATCGTCGTAGACAACCCCGCCACCCTGGTAGGTCTAGGCAATCTGGCCTCCAAGCCGGTTATACTTACGATAATAGGCTTCGTCATAATGATGGCCCTGGAAGCCCACAGAGTCAAGGGAGCCATTCTGTGGGGGATACTGGCCGTAACTGCCATAGCTGTGCCGATGGGAGTGGCTTCCATGCCGGAAGGGGTAGTCTCCATGCCTCCCTCCATCGCTCCGATCTTCATGAAGATGGATTTCTCCCAGCTGGCGAACGGAACTTTTTGGATCATAGTCTTTACGTTCTTCTTCGTGGACTTTTTCGACACGGTCGGCACTCTGGTCGGGGTCACCAACAGGGCCGGACTTCTCGACGACAAGGGCAACCTGCCCAGGGCCAGAAGCGCTCTGATGGCGGACGCCATTGGGACAACCTGCGGAGCGGTTCTCGGCACATCGACTATAACGTCCTTCGTTGAAAGCGCCAGTGGAGTCGAACAGGGGGGCAGGACCGGGCTCACCGCTCTTGTGACGTCGATACTCTTCCTTCTGGCCATTTTCTTCAGCCCCATTGTGTCCATCGTTCCAGCCTGTGCGACCGCTCCTGCTCTGATCATGGTCGGAGTCTACATGATGATGAGCCTCAAGGACCTGGACTTCGGCAGCTACACCGACGTCATTCCGGCAGCTATAGCTATATTCATCATGCCTTTCACCTACAGCATAGCCAACGGAATAGAGTTCGGCATCCTCACTTTCGTGATCCTCAAGTTTGCGGCCTGTAAGAAAAACGAGATAAGCCCCGTCATGTGGGGACTTTTCGTCATATTTATTCTCAAGGAGATATTCGTGTAA
- the ade gene encoding adenine deaminase: MNVKSMLAQARGEKTANLVISNVTVPNLFSFELEVTDVAVSGDLIVGVGEGYSGARTVDGTGKYLVPGFIDGHCHIESTMLTPEGFAELVLPRGTTAVFADPHEIANTSGMAGLEYMHRASRSLPMDVFLNAPSCVPASPFETPFDRLDSMALDRMFRKGWCTALGEVMNYPGVLEGDPDLWGKILVSGDQVKTGHAPGLTGKDLCAYLLSRCDSDHESYELNEAMEKLRRGMWVMIREGASEHNLEDLAPMILQDERRGCRTMMVSDDLNVPHILSRGHMDEKLRMAQKLGISFLTALRMVTLSAADYFGLKDRGAIAPGYRADMVLIDSMENCRAEMVWKDGELVAENGSLSSYPLVREGHYPSPSKTTELPDSEGLKVKFQGGDIRVIGIKPGQVVTEHLVMSPKIKDDLVISDVEKDVVKMAVVDRNTDSGRVGIGFVHGIGLTGGAMASSVAHDAHNFGVIGTNDDDMVSALRELRRLGGGFVSVLDGEVLSSLPLPVGGLMSQGSPEEVMEQYERMEISVEKLGCSLEHPFMVMAFLSLSVIPTLKLTDQGYVDLGAGGLLDLFV, translated from the coding sequence ATGAACGTGAAATCCATGCTGGCTCAGGCCAGAGGCGAAAAGACGGCGAACCTGGTTATATCCAACGTCACGGTTCCTAATCTGTTCAGTTTCGAGCTGGAGGTAACCGACGTAGCCGTTTCGGGCGACCTCATAGTCGGTGTAGGAGAGGGATACAGTGGAGCGAGGACCGTGGACGGGACCGGCAAGTATCTGGTCCCAGGGTTCATAGACGGACATTGCCACATAGAGAGCACCATGTTGACCCCAGAGGGATTCGCCGAGTTGGTCCTTCCTAGAGGGACGACTGCGGTATTCGCCGATCCCCACGAGATAGCCAACACGTCCGGAATGGCCGGCCTGGAGTATATGCACAGGGCGTCCAGGTCCCTTCCTATGGACGTATTCCTGAACGCTCCATCCTGCGTTCCGGCCTCCCCCTTCGAGACCCCCTTCGACAGACTGGACTCTATGGCTCTGGATCGGATGTTTCGAAAAGGTTGGTGCACCGCCTTAGGCGAGGTGATGAACTATCCGGGCGTTCTGGAAGGCGATCCCGATCTATGGGGCAAGATACTCGTATCGGGAGATCAGGTTAAGACCGGACACGCTCCGGGCCTCACAGGAAAGGACCTGTGCGCCTATCTCCTGAGCCGGTGCGATTCGGATCATGAATCCTACGAGCTAAACGAGGCGATGGAAAAGCTTCGCAGAGGCATGTGGGTGATGATAAGAGAGGGAGCGAGCGAACACAACCTGGAGGATCTGGCCCCGATGATACTCCAGGACGAGAGACGGGGATGTCGAACCATGATGGTGAGCGACGATCTCAACGTCCCCCACATCTTAAGCAGAGGCCACATGGATGAAAAACTCCGTATGGCTCAGAAACTCGGGATATCCTTCCTGACCGCTCTCAGGATGGTGACTCTGTCCGCCGCGGACTATTTCGGACTGAAGGACAGAGGTGCCATTGCGCCGGGCTACAGGGCCGATATGGTCCTCATCGACTCCATGGAAAACTGCAGAGCCGAGATGGTCTGGAAGGACGGTGAGTTGGTGGCGGAAAACGGGTCCCTGTCCAGCTATCCTCTTGTCAGAGAGGGTCACTATCCATCGCCGTCCAAGACGACCGAACTTCCCGATTCGGAAGGACTGAAGGTAAAATTCCAAGGCGGGGATATAAGGGTAATAGGCATAAAACCGGGACAGGTGGTGACGGAACACCTCGTAATGTCCCCGAAGATAAAGGACGACCTGGTTATATCCGACGTCGAGAAGGACGTCGTAAAGATGGCGGTGGTCGACAGAAACACCGACAGCGGCAGGGTCGGCATAGGCTTCGTTCACGGAATAGGCTTAACCGGAGGTGCCATGGCATCTTCGGTGGCCCATGACGCCCATAATTTCGGTGTCATAGGGACGAACGACGACGACATGGTGTCGGCTCTCCGGGAGCTGAGACGCTTAGGCGGTGGATTCGTTTCCGTGTTGGACGGGGAAGTCCTGTCCTCCCTACCACTGCCGGTCGGAGGGCTTATGAGCCAGGGAAGCCCCGAAGAGGTCATGGAACAGTACGAGAGGATGGAGATATCGGTCGAAAAACTGGGCTGTTCCCTGGAGCATCCTTTTATGGTCATGGCCTTTCTGTCTCTATCGGTGATACCGACGCTCAAGTTGACCGATCAGGGATACGTCGATCTGGGTGCAGGAGGGCTGCTGGATCTCTTCGTATGA
- the frr gene encoding ribosome recycling factor produces the protein MSDVTKFDLEEKMRKAVDFLKGEFVGIRTGRAHPGLVSDIKVDYYGASTPLKQLATISVPEGRSLLITPFDKTVLKDLEKAILASDLGVTPQNDGQVIRLNLPELTGDRRKELTKMVHKLSEEARIAVRNLRRDCNDFYKKKLNESEIGEDQYHDFLDQIQKITDGYIQEIDKVMKDKEEEILTKF, from the coding sequence ATGAGCGATGTAACGAAATTCGATCTTGAAGAAAAAATGAGAAAGGCGGTGGACTTCCTGAAAGGGGAGTTCGTAGGAATCAGGACGGGGCGGGCTCATCCGGGTTTGGTAAGCGACATCAAGGTGGACTACTACGGAGCGTCCACGCCGCTGAAGCAGCTTGCCACCATAAGCGTCCCGGAGGGGAGATCTCTTCTGATAACTCCCTTCGACAAGACCGTACTCAAGGATTTGGAGAAGGCCATTTTGGCCTCCGATCTCGGTGTAACCCCTCAGAACGACGGACAGGTTATAAGGCTGAATCTGCCGGAGCTCACGGGAGACAGACGCAAAGAGCTTACCAAGATGGTCCATAAGCTCTCCGAGGAGGCCAGGATAGCGGTAAGAAACCTGCGCCGGGACTGTAACGATTTCTACAAGAAAAAGCTGAACGAATCGGAGATAGGCGAGGACCAGTACCACGACTTCCTTGATCAGATCCAGAAGATAACCGATGGGTACATACAGGAGATCGACAAGGTCATGAAGGACAAGGAAGAGGAGATCCTCACCAAGTTCTAG
- the pyrH gene encoding UMP kinase yields the protein MAEFKYKRILLKLSGEVLAGKLGFGLDFDAIRSISHQIVEISRAGVEVGLVVGGGNFFRGKQAVDEGIERSQADYMGMLGTVINSLALQDVLEKQGIPTRVQTAIQMQEIAEPYIRRRALRHMDKGRVLIFSAGTGSPYFSTDTAAALRAAEIGAQCLVKATKVDGIYDKDPMKNSDAVLYSSLTYMDALRQRIEVMDAAAFSLCMENKIPIVVMNVLEDGRLADFLIQGKKIGTIVSGE from the coding sequence GTGGCAGAGTTTAAATACAAGAGAATATTGTTGAAGCTTTCCGGAGAGGTGTTGGCCGGCAAGCTCGGTTTCGGATTGGACTTCGACGCCATCAGGAGCATATCCCATCAGATCGTGGAGATCTCGAGAGCCGGAGTCGAGGTCGGACTGGTCGTAGGGGGAGGCAATTTCTTCAGAGGTAAACAGGCCGTTGACGAGGGCATAGAGAGGTCCCAGGCCGATTACATGGGAATGCTGGGCACTGTTATAAACTCCCTGGCTCTTCAGGACGTACTGGAAAAACAGGGCATCCCCACCCGGGTTCAGACGGCCATCCAGATGCAGGAGATAGCCGAGCCCTATATTCGAAGAAGGGCTCTCAGACATATGGACAAGGGGCGAGTTCTTATCTTCTCCGCCGGAACAGGCTCTCCCTATTTTTCAACCGACACGGCAGCGGCTCTCCGGGCCGCCGAGATAGGTGCCCAGTGTCTTGTGAAGGCCACCAAGGTCGACGGCATATACGACAAAGATCCCATGAAGAACTCCGATGCGGTCCTCTACTCCTCCTTGACCTATATGGATGCTTTAAGGCAAAGAATAGAGGTCATGGATGCCGCCGCCTTCTCCCTGTGTATGGAAAATAAGATCCCCATAGTGGTCATGAACGTCCTGGAGGACGGTAGATTAGCCGACTTCTTGATCCAAGGGAAGAAGATTGGTACGATAGTTTCGGGGGAATAG
- the tsf gene encoding translation elongation factor Ts, which translates to MAISASDVKSLRERTGCGMMDCKNALAECEGNVEKAVDYLREKGLAKAAKKASRAAKEGRVFSYIHTTGKIGVLLELDCETDFVAKTDEFQELGHEIAMHVAAAAPIYVSPEEVPSEELNREIEVYRQQALQEGKPENILDKIAEGRVRKYYETVCLMEQPWIRDGDKKIKDLVIEAVAKLGENMVVRRFARFSIGE; encoded by the coding sequence ATGGCAATCAGCGCATCTGACGTCAAGAGTCTTAGAGAACGTACCGGTTGTGGCATGATGGACTGCAAAAATGCCCTTGCCGAGTGCGAAGGCAACGTAGAAAAGGCCGTCGACTACCTGAGGGAAAAAGGGTTGGCTAAGGCGGCCAAGAAGGCCAGCCGTGCGGCCAAAGAGGGAAGGGTGTTCTCCTACATCCACACCACCGGCAAGATCGGTGTCCTTCTCGAGCTCGACTGCGAGACCGATTTCGTGGCCAAAACCGACGAGTTCCAGGAGTTGGGACACGAGATAGCCATGCACGTGGCCGCTGCCGCTCCGATCTACGTTTCTCCTGAGGAAGTTCCCTCGGAGGAGCTCAATCGCGAGATAGAGGTTTACCGCCAGCAGGCCCTTCAGGAGGGCAAACCGGAGAATATCCTGGACAAGATCGCCGAGGGCAGGGTCCGCAAGTATTATGAGACCGTGTGTCTTATGGAGCAGCCTTGGATCAGGGACGGCGACAAAAAGATCAAGGATCTCGTAATAGAGGCGGTCGCCAAGCTTGGAGAGAACATGGTGGTCCGTCGTTTTGCCAGATTCTCGATCGGAGAGTAG
- the rpsB gene encoding 30S ribosomal protein S2, translated as MSVVSMKQLLECGVHFGHQTRRWNPKMKPFIFTERNGVYIIDLQKTVRGLEKSYSFLREVSKEGGSVLFVGTKRQAQDTIREEAIRCGQHYINQRWLGGLLTNFQTIRKRVLKMVELDRMESDGSWDDLTKKEVVLLKKQKAKLEKYLLGIKNMKVLPDAIFIIDPRREDIAVKEARKIGIPVISIVDTNCDPEVIDYPIPGNDDAIRAIKLISGLMASAVIEGRQGVDGANGSDDSDDVNDKDIIEVKEKLTEAYGEDTAEGED; from the coding sequence ATGTCCGTAGTCAGCATGAAGCAGCTTCTCGAGTGCGGTGTCCATTTCGGTCACCAGACCCGCCGCTGGAACCCCAAGATGAAGCCGTTTATCTTCACAGAGAGAAACGGCGTCTACATCATCGACCTTCAGAAGACCGTCAGGGGACTTGAGAAGTCCTATTCTTTTCTGAGAGAGGTCTCCAAGGAAGGCGGCAGTGTCCTTTTCGTAGGGACCAAGCGCCAGGCGCAGGATACCATCAGAGAAGAGGCCATTCGCTGTGGTCAGCACTACATCAACCAGCGTTGGCTCGGTGGTTTGCTCACCAACTTCCAGACCATCCGTAAAAGGGTTCTCAAAATGGTCGAACTGGATCGCATGGAGTCCGACGGTTCCTGGGACGATCTTACCAAAAAAGAGGTAGTCCTGCTCAAAAAGCAGAAGGCCAAGCTTGAGAAATATCTTCTTGGCATAAAGAATATGAAGGTTCTTCCCGATGCTATCTTTATCATCGATCCTCGTCGTGAGGATATTGCAGTCAAAGAGGCCAGGAAGATCGGCATACCGGTCATCTCCATAGTAGATACGAATTGCGATCCCGAGGTCATAGACTATCCTATCCCCGGAAACGACGACGCCATAAGGGCCATCAAGCTCATCTCCGGGCTCATGGCAAGTGCCGTAATAGAGGGACGTCAGGGAGTGGACGGAGCCAACGGATCCGACGATTCCGACGATGTCAACGATAAAGACATCATCGAGGTCAAGGAGAAGCTCACCGAGGCATACGGAGAAGATACCGCCGAGGGTGAAGACTAA
- a CDS encoding metal-sensitive transcriptional regulator — translation MIEQLDDLSPERKAMLNRLRRVEGQLRGIQRMIIEEKDCCDVLLQLSAARKALQNACLEILKNYISICMTDDLSENDVDVKRLQKLIEALVDIAPIK, via the coding sequence TTGATAGAACAACTGGACGATCTCTCGCCGGAGAGAAAAGCCATGCTCAATCGCCTTCGAAGGGTCGAGGGACAGCTCAGAGGAATTCAGAGGATGATAATAGAGGAAAAGGATTGTTGCGACGTTCTCCTACAGCTTTCCGCAGCAAGAAAGGCACTCCAGAACGCCTGTCTGGAGATACTCAAGAACTACATTTCCATCTGCATGACCGACGATTTATCCGAAAACGACGTCGACGTGAAGAGACTCCAGAAACTTATCGAGGCGCTGGTGGACATAGCGCCGATAAAATAG
- a CDS encoding ABC transporter substrate-binding protein — translation MVFRAGLIAFYLFFAGAAFAQGKIVVHDDLGNSLCLSGPATKVISLYAGHSETLLAMGYGDRLVAVSQSDDGELFPGIPRLPRNFDPESIIALNPDLIISRPMLEGTHGRALDVLRRTGIPVVNLDPPVWTSLFDYVRTIGELLGDRGDVQVDLLARSIERLSIMAEIRRAGSKKPVFFLETGEKGIRTCSPDSWAAGIIELAGGVNGASDASPLREGSPLAPYGMERLIGITPTLDVYIVQQGAMNDVTEKSVYERPWIEILRGKRILFIDERDLSRPSVYRMESTVRQLTDFFFPEDL, via the coding sequence TTGGTTTTTCGAGCTGGATTGATCGCTTTCTATCTGTTCTTCGCAGGAGCTGCCTTTGCCCAGGGGAAGATAGTCGTTCACGACGACCTGGGGAACTCTTTATGTCTCTCCGGTCCCGCCACGAAGGTGATCTCTCTCTATGCCGGACATAGCGAGACGCTGCTGGCCATGGGCTATGGGGATCGTCTGGTAGCGGTGTCTCAAAGCGACGATGGAGAGCTTTTTCCAGGAATACCCAGGTTGCCTCGTAACTTCGATCCCGAGTCGATCATAGCGCTGAACCCCGACCTGATCATATCGAGGCCCATGCTGGAGGGCACCCACGGTCGAGCACTCGACGTCCTTAGGCGGACCGGTATCCCCGTGGTGAACCTGGATCCTCCGGTATGGACGTCTCTGTTCGATTACGTCAGGACCATAGGAGAGCTCCTCGGCGATAGAGGCGATGTCCAGGTGGATCTTCTGGCCCGTTCCATCGAGCGACTTTCCATAATGGCGGAGATCCGCAGGGCAGGCAGTAAAAAACCGGTTTTCTTTTTGGAGACCGGCGAAAAAGGCATAAGGACCTGTTCTCCTGACAGTTGGGCCGCCGGAATTATCGAATTGGCCGGAGGGGTAAACGGAGCGTCCGATGCTTCTCCCTTGAGAGAGGGAAGCCCCTTGGCCCCTTACGGAATGGAGCGATTGATAGGTATAACTCCGACCTTGGATGTCTACATAGTTCAGCAGGGTGCCATGAACGACGTGACGGAAAAATCCGTGTACGAAAGGCCCTGGATAGAGATATTGAGGGGAAAGAGGATCCTCTTTATAGACGAGAGAGACCTGAGCCGTCCGTCGGTCTACAGGATGGAATCCACCGTTAGACAATTGACGGATTTCTTCTTTCCCGAGGATCTTTAG
- a CDS encoding ABC transporter ATP-binding protein codes for MTSLVLDDVSALYPSGDGVTSISAEAKGGEITVLIGPNGSGKSTLLKAIAGLIDYDGSIRLNGVDLESMGRRSRAALFAVVDQIPSMNYPFSVTEVLAMGRLPHGRDEPRKNSTLRSVRRAAIAMDLSDLWDRPVTELSGGERQRVAIARAIVQDSPVMLMDEPSSALDPGHVSSLFSSLREMANRGHAVIVTVHDVNLAAMFADKVWLMDEGSLVRYGNPEDILSRERLSQVYGVDFRRYDGERGRSLWFFELD; via the coding sequence ATGACTTCACTGGTTCTGGATGATGTCTCTGCTCTGTATCCAAGCGGTGATGGAGTGACCTCCATCTCGGCCGAGGCCAAGGGCGGAGAGATAACCGTTTTGATAGGTCCTAACGGAAGCGGAAAAAGCACTCTATTGAAGGCTATAGCGGGGTTGATAGACTACGACGGTTCGATCAGGCTGAACGGCGTCGACCTGGAAAGCATGGGCCGAAGGTCGAGGGCCGCTCTCTTCGCCGTGGTCGATCAGATTCCCTCCATGAACTATCCCTTTTCCGTGACCGAGGTCTTGGCTATGGGGCGCCTACCTCACGGCAGGGACGAGCCGAGAAAAAACTCGACACTGAGAAGCGTCCGTAGAGCGGCAATCGCCATGGACCTGTCGGATCTATGGGATCGACCGGTTACGGAGCTTTCCGGAGGGGAAAGACAGAGGGTGGCCATAGCGAGAGCTATCGTTCAGGATAGTCCGGTTATGCTGATGGACGAGCCTTCCTCCGCTCTGGACCCAGGTCACGTTTCCTCTCTCTTCTCGTCTCTCAGGGAGATGGCGAACCGGGGTCATGCCGTTATCGTCACGGTTCACGACGTCAATCTGGCGGCCATGTTCGCCGATAAGGTCTGGCTTATGGACGAAGGTAGTCTGGTGAGATACGGGAATCCGGAGGACATCCTCTCTCGGGAGAGGCTGTCTCAGGTCTACGGAGTCGATTTTCGTAGATACGACGGAGAAAGGGGGAGGTCTCTTTGGTTTTTCGAGCTGGATTGA
- a CDS encoding FecCD family ABC transporter permease — protein sequence MRITDRIRQDRKRALLCGSLLSVALIALFFWRITSGDVDLSLSDVAGALLGWGSNDQAHIIVRVVRLPRIMASMGAGASLAVSGVVLQALLANPLAEPYTLGIASGAAFGASLAILSGWVVTISSFAGALIALALVMAISWRSGGSTGHTVLAGIVVGSSLSAGVTLAKALAGDKVAGIVFWLMGGFSGASWGSVFWVWFGVLIVSSSLFFSSDLDALSLGGNNGAVLGVDERVLRPLLAVAAAFSAASVVSFFGVIGFVGLVVPHLVRISIGASHRVLLPLSMLTGALLLSGADGIVRELGELPVGVLTSLVGGPFFCWILIRERGRG from the coding sequence TTGAGGATTACCGATCGTATAAGGCAGGATAGGAAGAGGGCTTTACTGTGTGGATCCCTTCTCTCTGTCGCTTTGATCGCTTTGTTCTTTTGGCGTATAACCTCGGGGGACGTCGACCTGTCGCTTTCGGATGTGGCAGGGGCCCTTCTGGGGTGGGGATCGAACGACCAGGCCCATATAATCGTCAGGGTGGTGAGGCTTCCCAGGATAATGGCCTCCATGGGGGCCGGGGCCTCTCTAGCTGTATCGGGAGTCGTACTGCAAGCCCTTCTCGCCAACCCTCTGGCTGAACCCTACACTCTAGGAATAGCCTCAGGCGCGGCTTTCGGGGCGTCTTTAGCGATATTGTCAGGCTGGGTCGTTACGATCTCGTCCTTTGCCGGAGCCCTCATAGCCCTAGCTTTGGTCATGGCCATCTCCTGGCGTTCCGGCGGATCCACGGGACACACCGTCCTGGCCGGGATAGTGGTGGGGTCCTCTCTCTCTGCCGGGGTGACCTTAGCGAAAGCCCTGGCCGGAGATAAGGTGGCCGGGATAGTCTTCTGGCTCATGGGAGGGTTCTCCGGTGCCTCCTGGGGAAGCGTCTTTTGGGTCTGGTTCGGCGTCTTGATCGTCTCTTCGTCTTTGTTCTTCTCCTCCGATCTGGACGCGCTTTCTCTGGGAGGAAACAACGGAGCCGTGCTGGGAGTCGACGAGAGGGTGCTGAGGCCTTTGTTGGCGGTTGCCGCGGCTTTCTCTGCCGCCTCCGTGGTCTCCTTTTTCGGGGTTATCGGTTTCGTCGGTCTCGTCGTTCCTCATCTCGTAAGAATCTCCATAGGCGCCTCTCACAGAGTTCTTCTTCCCCTGTCGATGTTGACCGGGGCTCTTCTTCTTTCTGGAGCGGATGGAATCGTCCGGGAGCTGGGAGAGCTGCCGGTCGGTGTCCTGACCTCTCTGGTAGGAGGTCCTTTTTTCTGCTGGATCCTTATAAGAGAGAGGGGAAGGGGATGA
- a CDS encoding sirohydrochlorin cobaltochelatase, which yields MSKKGVLMVSFGTTVPSGQRAIDNLFATLKSACPDKEIRLAYTSNIIRRKLAKEESKMIDSPMIALSKMRDEGFTDVVVVSTHIIPGEEYGDLEEIVRAFQSVRGKYGFDRLVLSEPLLYHEEDFEAMAGFLDRTYGDKVDEDSVVVLMGHGTPDFANAAYGHLQTVLESSLPGFIVGTVEGAPALDDVLLRLKAKGARKATLAPFMIVAGDHATNDMAGPEDDSWVTVIKGDGYRVSSVLKGLGEYDEIAAMLVRKYRAAAGDGF from the coding sequence GTGAGCAAGAAAGGCGTGTTGATGGTATCTTTCGGAACGACCGTTCCGTCCGGTCAGAGGGCGATAGATAACCTTTTTGCGACCCTCAAATCGGCCTGTCCCGACAAGGAGATTCGACTGGCCTATACGTCCAACATAATCAGGCGTAAATTGGCTAAAGAGGAGAGCAAGATGATCGATAGCCCTATGATCGCCCTGTCCAAGATGAGGGACGAGGGATTCACCGACGTCGTGGTGGTCTCCACTCACATCATCCCTGGGGAGGAGTATGGAGACCTGGAGGAGATCGTCAGAGCCTTCCAGTCGGTCAGGGGAAAGTACGGTTTCGATCGTCTGGTGCTGAGCGAACCTTTGCTGTATCATGAGGAAGACTTCGAGGCTATGGCCGGTTTCCTCGACAGAACCTACGGCGATAAAGTCGACGAGGACAGCGTAGTGGTTCTGATGGGACACGGTACCCCCGATTTCGCTAACGCCGCATACGGCCATCTCCAGACGGTTCTGGAGTCGTCGCTCCCCGGTTTTATCGTGGGAACCGTCGAGGGGGCTCCCGCTCTGGACGACGTCCTGCTTCGTCTGAAGGCTAAGGGAGCTCGTAAGGCGACCTTAGCTCCCTTCATGATAGTCGCCGGAGACCATGCCACCAACGATATGGCCGGTCCAGAGGATGATTCTTGGGTCACCGTGATCAAAGGTGACGGGTATCGAGTATCCTCCGTCCTGAAAGGTCTGGGCGAATACGACGAGATCGCTGCCATGCTGGTCCGGAAGTACAGGGCCGCTGCCGGAGATGGCTTTTAA